The window ACATAAACAAGAAGGTGACCAAAAGAATTTGGTTATAAGAGAAAACCTTCCATAACATTATATggattaattaatttcttagtaTTCCAAGTCTACATGAATTGTAATCACAAAAACATCCATCTCGATCAATATGGAAGAATATTGCCAGTACTCCCTTGTCTTTGTCCTTCGACACCTACACACATTCGAGTTATCGATTCCTTAACACGTTGAAATTGCCTAATTGATTCGTCTCTTAACGACGAATAATACGTACAATCTTTATCCACATTACCAACATTATTTATGTCAATAATCACACAATTACTTTGCCCCATTGATAATGACCTTTTTAACTCCATTCCCGTTAATCTCCCCTTTTTTTCACCCGGTAAAATTAAAGAATGACAATGCCGAAGCAATATTCGTGGTCCAGATGTAAATTCACCAGCATTATCAATAACCTCTAATACAGCAGCATCGTCTTGTTCGTAAGAAACGAACGAGGAACGATCATCAACTATGGTTGCTCCCGATCTATTACAAACGGGGCAACCACGAGTTGACTCGTCGTCAGGTCCCACTACTGGGACCCGACAAACAGGACAGCTTGTGTGTCCCACAAACCATTCATCAATACATTTAACATGAAACAAATGTTTACAATTAGGTAACAACCTAACCATGTCCCCATTTTCCACATCACCTAAACAAACCGCACATTCGGATTGATCCATGATAATCGGGTCggattttttatatgtaattatggGTATTGTTAGAAGTGTTTTCTCATCAACTCCGGTTTGGATTTCTTCCCCGGCTAAATTACGTAATGCTGTCATTCGTGCTGCATGTCTTCTCATGCAATATCTAACTAATAAAAGATGGTAAAAAAGTATGGCTAAAGCGGTAGCACCAATGCCCATAATGGACATAAGTAAAGGTGTAAAAAATGAATTTGTGGAAGAAGTTTGtgaaattgatgatgatgaggaggatGATCCAAAATCATCCATAGCCATGTTAGATTGCATTTTGtaacaacaaattaaagaaTTGAATATATTGTAGTGAAAATGTGAGACaaaaatgtttatgtatatatagatgaatgtaattaatttggttttgttataattatatgtttttgttgttttgtatgtttttggtttgttttattaaggTGTTAGTTTTTGGTAAGAAACAAGTGGCTATTTTTATGGTGTAAGGTTGTTGGGGGCACAAAAATCAAAAGTAGGTGGACACTTGGTGGAATTGTAGTAATGGGTGATGCGATTGTGGTGATGAAACTGGCCAGGTGGAATGGTGTTGAAAATGAGATGGAGTTACTTGGCATGATGTTAGAGATTGCTTGTTTATTGTTGGATGTATGGCTCATAGATAATCATAAACTAGTGTCTACGAAATACTATATAtggtatatagatatagatataattttttaatgtgtttACCAGTGAGtattttattacgagtatattgaAAGGTTATACCAAGATCTTTTGAATCACCAAAAGGGGCCCTTCGTTGTAcacttatattattttgtttgaataataatataatatattaaattaacgCTGTTCGATATACGGTGTGATAATTTAactataaaaaatgaaaataactaGTCTATAAACACTAAAATCTCCATCGATTATTCGATCACTATTAATGAAACCGTATAAACTCACATCCATAtccatatatccatatataaaaCTACATAAAAAATATTGTCTATGACCGTCCAAAAGACATAATCACTTGACTAAAAAAAGCACAAGATAAGCATCACATGATATAACATTAACAATCT is drawn from Erigeron canadensis isolate Cc75 chromosome 9, C_canadensis_v1, whole genome shotgun sequence and contains these coding sequences:
- the LOC122583668 gene encoding RING-H2 finger protein ATL51-like — its product is MAMDDFGSSSSSSSISQTSSTNSFFTPLLMSIMGIGATALAILFYHLLLVRYCMRRHAARMTALRNLAGEEIQTGVDEKTLLTIPIITYKKSDPIIMDQSECAVCLGDVENGDMVRLLPNCKHLFHVKCIDEWFVGHTSCPVCRVPVVGPDDESTRGCPVCNRSGATIVDDRSSFVSYEQDDAAVLEVIDNAGEFTSGPRILLRHCHSLILPGEKKGRLTGMELKRSLSMGQSNCVIIDINNVGNVDKDCTYYSSLRDESIRQFQRVKESITRMCVGVEGQRQGSTGNILPY